The region CACATTTTTCAATGTCATACGAAGAGAGAAGGAGCCTGGTAGGTCCTCTAAACCTTTCCGCCACAGGCTTTCTTTCCCTTGGGTATTGAATGGTTACATGCCTTTTAAATAAATGGAAAAATGTAATCCACAGCCCCCTTATCAGCTCAATTATTGCTTGCACAAAAAAAGTATAAATTTAAAAGAGCTTAAAGTCTAGTTTTTTTGTTATAAAATTATAAGGATATGACATATAAAAAAAATTTGACTTAAAGATAAGAATAAATTATACTAAAAATAGGTTTTGAAGGCAATGAAAGATAAAAAATTTATATATATTTCAATAAAATTTCCTGCCTTTAAACCCTAAATTTTTTAAAGGGGGTTAAATAAATGAACAACATTTACATCTACATAATTATTGTTATATCTGCCTCTTTATTAGGAATTCTAATTGGATACATTATAAGAAAGGCTTACGAGAAACTGACAAAAAGAGAGGCACAGAAAGAGGCAGAAAGAATAATAGAGGATGCAAAAAAAGAGGCTACTTCTCTAAAGGAAAAGCTGCAATTGGAGGCAAAAGAAACACTCCACAAAGAAAGGATTGAGCTTGAAAGGGAAAACAAGAGGGAAAAGGCAAATCTTACAAGGCAAGAAGAAAGGATAAAAAGGAGAGAGCAGGATATTGACAGAAGACAGGATGGAATAAGAAGGCAGGAGGAAAGGCTAAAAAGGGAAGAGGAAAATCTAAAGAAAAGGGAGGCAGAGATTCAAGAGATAAAAAAACAAGAGCTTAAAAAGCTTGAAGAAATTTCTAATATGAACATTGATGAGGTGAAAAAGATGCTTATTGCTGAGGTGGAGCAGGAGGCAAGGTATGAATCAGCAAAGATAATAAAAAAAGTTGAAGAAGAGGCAAAAGAAGAGGCAGAAAGGAAGGCTCGCGAAATATTAGCAGAATCAATTGGTAGATTAGCCTCTTCCTATGTTGCAGAGAATACCGTCTCTACGGTTTCTCTCTCATCAGAGGAGATGAAGGGAAGGGTTATTGGAAGGGAGGGAAGAAATATTAGAACATTTGAATTAACCACAGGGACAGAGCTAATTATTGATGATACGCCTGATGCGGTTACCATTTCATCCTTTGATCCTGTAAGGAGGGAGATAGCAAGGGTTTCTTTGGAAAGGCTAATAGCTGATGGAAGAATCCACCCAGGAAGAATAGAGGAAGTTGTGGCTAGGACAAAGGAGGAAATAGAAGGGAAGATGAAGGAAGAGGCTAAATCTGTTGCCTTAAGCCTTGGGATTCATAATCTTACACCCAGGGAGATAGAATTGCTGGGAAGGCTTAAGTATAGAACAAGCTATGGACAAAATGTCTTACAACATAGCATTGAGGTTGTTCATATAGCCTCTATAATGGCTTCTGAGCTTGGAATAAAGGATTTGAGGCTTGTAAAAAGAGCCGCCCTTCTCCATGACATTGGGAAGGCCATTCCTTCAAAAGAAGAGGGCTCACATATTGAAATAGGAGAAGAGGTTTTAAGACAGGCAGGAGAGGATGAGCTTCTTATCAATGCTGTCATTGCCCATCACGGACAATTTCCTTTTAAAAGCATTGAGGCTGTTCTTGTTCAGGCAGCTGATGCTGTTTCTGCTTCTCGTCCAGGAGCCCGAAGGGATACCATTGAGGCATATGTAAAGAGGCTTGAAAAGCTAGAAGGGATAGCAAATAGCTTTCCTGGCGTAGAAAAGGCTTATGCTATTCAGGCAGGAAGAGAGATGAGGGTTATTGTTAAATCAGAGGAGATAGACGATGTAAAGACCTTTAGCCTGGCAAAGGATATAGCAAAGAAGATAGAGGAAGAGCTTGAGTATCCTGGATTAGTAAAGGTAAATGTAATCCGTGAGATTAGGGCTGTGGAATATGCGAAATAAAAGTGTATAGTGTATGGAAAACATTAAGACAAAGTCCATAATTGAAGCATTGATATTTTCACAAGAAAACCCCCTATCAGAAAAGATGCTTGCAAAAATCCTTGAAAAGAAAGAGGATGTTATAAAATCTGCAATTTGTGAATTAAAAGAGGATTTTAAAGATAGGGCTATTGAGCTTACCAATATTGCCGGTGGATGGAAATTTCAGACAAAGAAGGAATTTTTTCCCTGGATAGAAAAGCTTTCTCCTTCTAAAAAAATAAAATTGTCAAAGCAGACCCTTGTTACATTAGCCATTATTGCCTATAATCAGCCCATAACCAGGCAGGGGATAGAGAGGATAAGGGGTGTGGATTCACATGGTGCAATAAATAGCCTACTTGATTGCGAATTTGTTGAGATAGCGGGAGTAAAAAAGTCTCCAGGAAATCCATTTCTTTACAGGACAACCAAGAAATTCCTTTTAAGCACAGGCCTTCCTGATATATCAGCCCTTCCAAAAATACAATGATAAGTCAGGAATCAGGAGTCGGGGGTCGGGGGTCAAGGTGGTATCGGTTCAAGACTCAAGACTCAAAGCTCTTGGCTCTTGGCTTATTGATTTTTCTCCTTTTTCCATCCCTTTTGTTTTCTGCCCCATCCCTTTACAATAAGTCACCATCTGAAGAAAAAATGATAGAAACAAAGGGGCTTTCTCCCACCGGAACAATTTCAGTATTATTTTTAAGGGTTGAGTTTTCTGATGTTAGCTCTAACCATCAGGATTTTACAGAATATATGAATAAGATGGGCGATTATTATAAAAATGTATCCTCGGGAAAGCTTAATTTGGTATCCACAATTACTCAGGTCTTTGCTTTAACAAAAACAATGGCTTATTACGGAAATCCTGAAAAGCCAGAGGAGCTAAAAAATGATGCAATAGCAACCGCCACAGCAGAGGGGATTAACCTTTCAAATTATGATTCTATAATGCTCCTCCATGCAGGATGTGGCGAGGAAACAGACAATGGTCTTCATCCTGAATGGATTAGATCCTCCTATATTGATGGAACATATAGCACAATCCCGGAGATGGAAAATTTTGGCATTTCTCCCTTTGGTGTATGGTGTCATGAATTTGGCCATCAGCTTGGAGTTCCTACTACCTTACCCGACCTTCCGGGAGCTGGAGTCTGGTCTTTAATGGATACAGGGTGCTACAATGGGAATGGCGAATACCCGGCAGGGCTTGATGCATATTCAAGGATTAGGCTTAATTGGATAGTTCCCCAAACAGCAACCACAATAGCTATTGATCCAAGATTAGATTACCCTGTCTATCAGCTTGGGATATTTGGACAAGAATGCTTCCTGGTTGAAAAAAGGGATGAGCCTGGGCTTCCGGGCAAGGGGTTCCTTGTTTGGCATCTTGTTTGGCATCAATCGGGCGATTTAGATAGGCTTTCCCTCCTTCAAGCAGATGGAGGAAATTTAGGTGATTCGGGCGACCCATTTCCTGGCTCTACAAGGAATTTCCTTTTAGATGATTATACCAACCCATCTTTAAGATACTTTAATGGAAATCCATCTGGGTTTAGGATAGAGGTTTTAATCCCCCATATTCCAAAGGCAAAGGTCTTTCCAAATCCAATAAACCTAAATGAAACAAAGAGGGTTTTCTTTGAAGTAGAAAGAGAAAGCTCAGTTTTTATTTACAACATCAAGGGAGAGAATATAAAATATTTAAGAGACTTTCAGAATACGGGAAGGATATATTGGGATATAGAAAATATAGCCTCTGGTGTCTATATTTTTATGGTAACTGACAAAGACAGAAATCGCTCTTTTGGAAAGATTGGGATTATAAAATGAAGGCAATCATTGCAGGATTTTCTCCCTTTGAGCTTGGATTTGATGGCTTTTCTGAAAAGGAAATAGAAACAGAGAGAGGAAAGGCTCAGCTTTTTATAAAAGAAGGCATTGTTTTTCTTCCCAGGCATGGAAAGGATAAAACAATTCCACCCCATATTATCAATCATCAAGCAAATATGCTTTCCCTAAAAAGCCTTGGCGTATCTCAAATTATCTCAATAAACTCGGTTGGCTCTTTAAAGGAGGAGATTACACCCGATGACTTTCTTGTGCCTGATGATTACATAGGTTTATGGGACACAAAGACATTTTATGATGATAAAATCGTCCATATTACCCCAGGGTTAGATGAAAATACAAGGCTCTTGATTATGGAGATTGCTAGCTCTTGTGGAATAAAGCCGATTGATGGCGGTGTATATGTCCAAACCCGAGGACCTCGGCTTGAGACAAAGGCAGAGATAAGGTTTTTAAAGACATTAGGGGATGTGGTTGGAATGACAATGGCTTCTGAGGCAACCATTGCCAAAGAGCTTGATATTCCTTATGCCTCATTGTGTATGGTGGATAATTATTGCAATGGAATAAAGGAAGAGCCCCTCTCTTTTTCTCTGATAAAGGAAGCACAAAGAAAAAAGATGGGGTATCTGTTTAACTTCGTTAAACAATTGCAAATTGAAGGCCGATAAAAAATTTAAAATTTACAATTTAAAATTTAAAATTAAGCGAAGCGACAAGGAGGGGGAAATATGATGATTAAACACATTAGAAAGCGTGATGGAAGGCTTGTTCCATTTACTCAGGAGAAGATAACCGAGGCGGTCTTTAAGGCAACCAAGGCAGTAGGTGAGCCAGACAGAAAAAAGGCAGAAAAGATTACCAGGCAAGTGGTTGCGGCTATTTCGGTTATCTATAAGGATGAGAGGGTTCCTACCGTAGAGAATGTCCAGGACTTAGTGGAAAAGATGCTCATTGAGGATGGCTACGCTGAAGTAGCCAAGGCTTATATCCTCTATAGGGAACAGCATGCAAAGCTTCGGGAGACAAAGGCACTTCTTTCTGATGCGGTCTCTATGGTGGATAGCTATTTGGGGGGGAAAGATTGGAGGGTTCGGGAAAATTCAAATATGAGCTATTCCTTACAGGGGCTAAACAACCACATATTTTCCCTTATAACCTCCAATTACTGGCTTTCCAAGCTATATCCCCAAGATGTAAGGGATGCCCATATTTCTGGGGATATTCATATCCACGACATT is a window of bacterium DNA encoding:
- the rny gene encoding ribonuclease Y; its protein translation is MNNIYIYIIIVISASLLGILIGYIIRKAYEKLTKREAQKEAERIIEDAKKEATSLKEKLQLEAKETLHKERIELERENKREKANLTRQEERIKRREQDIDRRQDGIRRQEERLKREEENLKKREAEIQEIKKQELKKLEEISNMNIDEVKKMLIAEVEQEARYESAKIIKKVEEEAKEEAERKAREILAESIGRLASSYVAENTVSTVSLSSEEMKGRVIGREGRNIRTFELTTGTELIIDDTPDAVTISSFDPVRREIARVSLERLIADGRIHPGRIEEVVARTKEEIEGKMKEEAKSVALSLGIHNLTPREIELLGRLKYRTSYGQNVLQHSIEVVHIASIMASELGIKDLRLVKRAALLHDIGKAIPSKEEGSHIEIGEEVLRQAGEDELLINAVIAHHGQFPFKSIEAVLVQAADAVSASRPGARRDTIEAYVKRLEKLEGIANSFPGVEKAYAIQAGREMRVIVKSEEIDDVKTFSLAKDIAKKIEEELEYPGLVKVNVIREIRAVEYAK
- the scpB gene encoding SMC-Scp complex subunit ScpB, producing the protein MENIKTKSIIEALIFSQENPLSEKMLAKILEKKEDVIKSAICELKEDFKDRAIELTNIAGGWKFQTKKEFFPWIEKLSPSKKIKLSKQTLVTLAIIAYNQPITRQGIERIRGVDSHGAINSLLDCEFVEIAGVKKSPGNPFLYRTTKKFLLSTGLPDISALPKIQ
- a CDS encoding T9SS type A sorting domain-containing protein, producing MISQESGVGGRGSRWYRFKTQDSKLLALGLLIFLLFPSLLFSAPSLYNKSPSEEKMIETKGLSPTGTISVLFLRVEFSDVSSNHQDFTEYMNKMGDYYKNVSSGKLNLVSTITQVFALTKTMAYYGNPEKPEELKNDAIATATAEGINLSNYDSIMLLHAGCGEETDNGLHPEWIRSSYIDGTYSTIPEMENFGISPFGVWCHEFGHQLGVPTTLPDLPGAGVWSLMDTGCYNGNGEYPAGLDAYSRIRLNWIVPQTATTIAIDPRLDYPVYQLGIFGQECFLVEKRDEPGLPGKGFLVWHLVWHQSGDLDRLSLLQADGGNLGDSGDPFPGSTRNFLLDDYTNPSLRYFNGNPSGFRIEVLIPHIPKAKVFPNPINLNETKRVFFEVERESSVFIYNIKGENIKYLRDFQNTGRIYWDIENIASGVYIFMVTDKDRNRSFGKIGIIK
- a CDS encoding MTAP family purine nucleoside phosphorylase — encoded protein: MKAIIAGFSPFELGFDGFSEKEIETERGKAQLFIKEGIVFLPRHGKDKTIPPHIINHQANMLSLKSLGVSQIISINSVGSLKEEITPDDFLVPDDYIGLWDTKTFYDDKIVHITPGLDENTRLLIMEIASSCGIKPIDGGVYVQTRGPRLETKAEIRFLKTLGDVVGMTMASEATIAKELDIPYASLCMVDNYCNGIKEEPLSFSLIKEAQRKKMGYLFNFVKQLQIEGR